A window of Maioricimonas rarisocia genomic DNA:
AAACGGTTGCCGGCCAGACGCTGGAATCCTCTGCTGCGTCTGATCGAGGCGAAGCGGTCACGACCATGGGCACTGCCCTGCGCGACTTCCTGGTGGCAGAGCATGCGGCAGGACGCGTGCAGGGCGTCATCGGGATCGGGGGCTCTGGCGGGACGGCCCTGATTACCAAGGCTCTTCGCGCGCTGCCGATCGGCTTGCCCAAGGTCATGGTGTCGACTGTGGCGAGTGGAAACACGGCCGGCTACGTGGACTGCAGCGACATTACGATGATGCCTTCGGTCGTGGATGTCGCCGGGCTCAATGCGATCTCGAAGTGCGTGCTGTCGAACGCGGCAAATGCCATCGCGGGGATGGTGAACCATCGGATTGTGCCGCCGGTCTCCCGAAACACGCTGGGCATGACAATGTTCGGCGTCACGACGCCTTGCGTGAACCTGGTCCGTGAAAGTCTCGAGCAGTCCGGCTACGACAGTCTCGTGTTTCATGCAACCGGGATCGGCGGCCGCGCCATGGAGCAACTGGTCGAGAGCGACATGATCCAGGGGGTGCTCGACATCACGACGACCGAGGTCGCCGACGAACTGGTTGGGGGTGTCTTCGCCTGCGGCCCGAACCGGTTTCGCGCAACGATCGAGAAGCAGATCCCCTGCGTGCTCAGCTTCGGTGCACTCGACATGGTGAACTTCGGGGCGAGGGAGACCGTTCCGGAAGCGTTTTCAGACCGTCTGCTGCACGTTCACAACGAGCAGATCACCCTGATGCGGACGACGGCCGACGAGAACCGGGAGTTCGCCCGCTGGATGGCGGCGCGACTCGGCAAAGCACGCGCGCCGCTGGTCGTGCTGATCCCGGAAGGAGGAGTGTCGCTTCTCGACGCGCCCGGCATGCCGTTTCATGATCCGGAAGCGGACGCCGCACTCTTCGACACATTCGAATCGAGCCTGCCCGCTGACACGTCCTGTCGCGTGGTCCGGGTGCCTCACAATATCAACGATCCGGAGTTTGCGCGTGCCGTCGTCGAACACTATCTGAGTCTCGATCGGAGCGGCACTGCCACGCTGAAGTGAAGCTGTCGAGCTTCTTTCTGTGCCGGTCAATGAGATACCATGTTCTGCCTCGAACATGCCACGCTGCGAATCGAGGGGGCCGTGGTGCAGCAACAGCGTCACTCGTGCTCGAGCCAGCGGTAGAGGGTCTTGCGGGTGATATTCAGTGCGGCCGCGGCCCGTGACTTGTTGCCATTCGCATCGCGGAGAGCCTGCTGCGCGAGCTCGCGCCGCGTCAGCTCACGTTGATCATCTGTGCTTGGACCAACGGGCGTCGCGGCGCCGGGATCGAAGGCCCACCCTTCGAGGAGCGAGCCATCCTCGAGGATCGCGCAGCGAAGCAGCGTCTGTTCGAGTTCCCGGATATTGCCGGGCCAGGAATGCCGGCGGAGGCGACGTTCGAATGCGGTGGAAACGCCGGTGATCTGGCGGTTCAACTGCGTGCTCAGCCCGGCCAGGATGGTGTCGACCAGCAGCGGAATGTCTCCCTGTCGACTTCGGAGCGACGGCAGCCGGATCTGAATGGCGCTGAGTCGGTAGAACAGGTCGGCCCGAAAATCGCCCGATGCGACCATCGCCTCGAGCGAACGGTTGGAGGCGGTGATGATGCGCACGTCGACGGGGACGGTTTCCTCGCCTCCGACCCGGACGACTTCGCGCTGCTGCAGAACGCGCAGCAAGGCCACCTGTCCCTGCGGGCTGAGGTCGGCGATCTCGTCGAGGAAGAGCGTACCGCCGTGAGCGAGTTCGAACTTTCCGGCGCGACGCCGTTCCGCCCCGGTAAAGGCTCCCCGTTCGTGTCCGAACAGTTCGCTTTCGAGGAGCGACTCCGGAATCGCTCCACAATTGAGTGTCACGAAAGGATGGTTGGACCGCGGACTCAGACGATGCAACATCGCGGCGACCAGTTCCTTGCCGGTGCCCGACTCGCCTTCGATGCAGACGGTCACGTCCTGCGGAGCCACGCGGTTGACGATGTCGAAAACCTGTCGCATGGCGGGGCTGCGGCCGACCATTCCCCCGAATGAGCGTCCCTCTCCACCGCGTGAACTTGCGGCCACGCTCTGAAACTGACGCAACGTTGTGGTCACGATCTCCTCGACCGGCAGCCGTTCGAAGACCGAGCCACCGGCGAAGCCATGGATCGCGCTGTGCCGAAAGACCTCTCTCAGATCGACCGGTGTCGTAATCGGTCCCCCGAAGGCAACCCGGACGCACTCAGGCCTGGCATCGGCGGCCACGGAGAGTTGATTGAGATGGGCGATCGCCTGGTGCAGACAGTCTCGTTTGACCTGCATGTTGTCGTCGGAGGACCGGGTCAGCCCGACATCGAGAACGAGCCCGTCCACCTCGGCATCGACGAACTTCTCAACCTCGCGCACTGACAGCGCGAAGCCGAAGGTGACGAATCCCATCTGTCGGGCCAGCCTGAGCA
This region includes:
- a CDS encoding Tm-1-like ATP-binding domain-containing protein, which produces MTPAIYAVATMDTKGEELAYVADCLRTAGASVRMVDVGTLNPPSVGPDITRETVAGQTLESSAASDRGEAVTTMGTALRDFLVAEHAAGRVQGVIGIGGSGGTALITKALRALPIGLPKVMVSTVASGNTAGYVDCSDITMMPSVVDVAGLNAISKCVLSNAANAIAGMVNHRIVPPVSRNTLGMTMFGVTTPCVNLVRESLEQSGYDSLVFHATGIGGRAMEQLVESDMIQGVLDITTTEVADELVGGVFACGPNRFRATIEKQIPCVLSFGALDMVNFGARETVPEAFSDRLLHVHNEQITLMRTTADENREFARWMAARLGKARAPLVVLIPEGGVSLLDAPGMPFHDPEADAALFDTFESSLPADTSCRVVRVPHNINDPEFARAVVEHYLSLDRSGTATLK
- a CDS encoding phosphoenolpyruvate hydrolase family protein — encoded protein: MVDLRTTLQDARHGRPLLMVVPGSGLIARCAVESRADALMVLNAGVYRSMGSGTLAAFLPFGNANDQTEKLLCNQILPRSGDIPVIAGVHGVDPTCPLEDRLRRLASLGVAGVVNWPAVGFIDGVYREVLEEEGLGADAEAEMLRLARQMGFVTFGFALSVREVEKFVDAEVDGLVLDVGLTRSSDDNMQVKRDCLHQAIAHLNQLSVAADARPECVRVAFGGPITTPVDLREVFRHSAIHGFAGGSVFERLPVEEIVTTTLRQFQSVAASSRGGEGRSFGGMVGRSPAMRQVFDIVNRVAPQDVTVCIEGESGTGKELVAAMLHRLSPRSNHPFVTLNCGAIPESLLESELFGHERGAFTGAERRRAGKFELAHGGTLFLDEIADLSPQGQVALLRVLQQREVVRVGGEETVPVDVRIITASNRSLEAMVASGDFRADLFYRLSAIQIRLPSLRSRQGDIPLLVDTILAGLSTQLNRQITGVSTAFERRLRRHSWPGNIRELEQTLLRCAILEDGSLLEGWAFDPGAATPVGPSTDDQRELTRRELAQQALRDANGNKSRAAAALNITRKTLYRWLEHE